One genomic segment of bacterium includes these proteins:
- a CDS encoding FAD-dependent oxidoreductase has product MNASTSPIMVVGAGIAGVTVALEAAEAGQEVILVEREPSIGGRVLRSHNYFPKLCPPSCGMELNTRRLERNPRIRVLTGATVGAATRDGGRWSVTLRLSPAYVNSRCTACDECAEACPTKVPDPFNMGLAEVPAIRLPHLDAWPARYAIDRDACPDGCTACVDACKFDAIDLAAVETERTLTVSSVVLATGWHPYPLENLSELGGGVLQDVIANVVMERLVAPAGPTGGKILRPSDGEAPKRVAFVQCAGSRDVNHLPYCSAVCCLASLKQAIYVREQLPESEVTIYYIDRRTPGRNEDMLTRVAGMDGVRLVKGKVGKIARGPGKELVLRVEDVESGRLLEEKADLVVLATGMVSNLSGGNPPFDVLADEDGFGLDNLESSLFVTGVARRPEDVAASVRDATGAAAKASVAAIGSAI; this is encoded by the coding sequence ATGAACGCATCGACATCACCCATCATGGTCGTCGGAGCGGGAATCGCCGGCGTGACCGTCGCCCTCGAAGCGGCGGAAGCGGGCCAGGAAGTCATACTGGTCGAGCGAGAGCCCTCGATCGGCGGACGCGTGTTGCGCAGCCACAACTACTTCCCCAAGCTCTGTCCGCCCAGCTGCGGCATGGAGCTCAACACGCGCCGCTTGGAGCGCAATCCGCGCATCCGCGTCCTCACCGGTGCGACCGTGGGCGCGGCGACCCGCGACGGCGGCCGGTGGTCGGTGACCCTCAGGCTCTCGCCCGCATACGTCAACTCCCGCTGCACCGCGTGCGACGAGTGCGCCGAGGCCTGCCCGACCAAGGTCCCCGATCCCTTCAACATGGGCCTGGCGGAAGTGCCGGCGATACGCCTGCCGCATCTGGACGCCTGGCCAGCGCGCTACGCGATCGACCGGGACGCCTGTCCCGACGGCTGCACGGCCTGCGTCGATGCGTGCAAGTTCGACGCGATCGACCTCGCCGCCGTCGAGACGGAACGGACCCTGACCGTGAGCTCGGTCGTGCTGGCCACGGGCTGGCATCCCTATCCGCTGGAGAACCTGTCGGAACTCGGCGGCGGCGTGCTGCAGGACGTCATCGCCAACGTGGTCATGGAGCGGCTGGTCGCCCCCGCGGGCCCCACCGGCGGCAAGATCCTGCGTCCGTCCGACGGCGAGGCGCCCAAGCGCGTGGCCTTCGTGCAGTGTGCCGGCTCCCGCGACGTGAACCACCTGCCGTACTGCTCCGCGGTCTGCTGCCTGGCCTCGCTCAAGCAGGCGATCTACGTCCGCGAGCAGCTTCCCGAGAGCGAAGTGACGATCTACTACATCGACCGCCGCACGCCGGGACGCAACGAGGACATGCTGACGCGCGTGGCCGGCATGGACGGCGTCAGGCTGGTCAAGGGCAAGGTCGGCAAGATCGCGCGGGGCCCGGGCAAGGAGCTCGTCCTGCGGGTGGAGGATGTCGAGTCGGGCAGGCTGCTCGAGGAGAAGGCCGATCTGGTGGTGCTGGCCACCGGCATGGTCTCCAACCTGAGCGGCGGCAATCCGCCCTTCGACGTGCTCGCCGACGAGGACGGCTTCGGCCTGGACAATCTCGAATCCAGTCTGTTCGTGACCGGTGTGGCGAGACGCCCCGAGGACGTCGCCGCCTCGGTGAGGGATGCAACGGGTGCGGCGGCGAAGGCCAGCGTGGCAGCGATAGGGAGTGCAATATGA
- the sat gene encoding sulfate adenylyltransferase, which produces MIKPHGSETLNPLYVADDAKRAKLLKEAEGLPKLLVCSQAAANAVMMGSGYFNPLTGFMSLADALSVCKGMKTAAGLFFPTPIVNVVPDASGIGNAKRIALLDPNVDGNPVIAIQDISSIDEATDAQMATMTKQAYGTDDPAHPGVAAFNSTGKFFISGDIQVLNYSYFAKEFPDTFRTATQIRDLIAKHGWKKVVAFQTRNPMHRAHEELVRIAMDRVGADGAVIHMLLGKLKKGDIPADVRDAAIRKMAELYFPANTVEITGYGFDMLYSGPREAVLHALFRQNMGCTHLIVGRDHAGVGDYYGAFEAQEIFHTDMVKGQLKIEIFEADHTAWSNVVGEVIMMREAPEGHKKEDFVFLSGTKVREMLAAGTPLPPEFARPEVAKILMGYYQSEAAK; this is translated from the coding sequence ATGATTAAGCCGCATGGTTCCGAGACGCTGAACCCCCTCTATGTTGCGGATGATGCGAAACGCGCCAAGCTGCTGAAGGAGGCCGAGGGCCTTCCCAAGCTGCTGGTGTGCTCCCAGGCGGCGGCCAACGCCGTGATGATGGGCAGTGGCTACTTCAACCCGCTGACCGGTTTCATGAGCCTGGCCGACGCACTGTCGGTCTGCAAGGGCATGAAGACCGCCGCCGGACTGTTCTTCCCCACCCCGATCGTCAACGTCGTTCCCGACGCCTCGGGCATCGGCAACGCCAAGCGCATCGCCCTGCTCGACCCCAACGTCGACGGCAACCCGGTGATCGCGATCCAGGACATCTCCTCGATCGACGAGGCCACCGACGCACAGATGGCGACGATGACCAAGCAGGCCTACGGCACAGACGACCCGGCCCACCCCGGCGTCGCCGCCTTCAACTCGACGGGCAAGTTCTTCATCAGCGGCGATATCCAGGTGCTGAACTACTCCTACTTCGCCAAGGAATTCCCGGACACCTTCCGTACCGCGACCCAGATCCGCGATCTGATCGCGAAGCACGGCTGGAAGAAGGTCGTGGCCTTCCAGACCCGCAATCCGATGCACCGCGCCCACGAGGAGCTGGTGCGCATCGCGATGGACAGGGTCGGCGCGGACGGCGCGGTGATCCACATGCTGCTCGGCAAGCTCAAGAAGGGCGACATCCCCGCCGACGTGCGCGACGCCGCGATCCGCAAGATGGCCGAGCTCTACTTCCCGGCCAACACCGTCGAGATCACCGGCTACGGTTTCGACATGCTGTACAGCGGCCCTCGCGAGGCCGTGCTGCACGCGCTGTTCCGCCAGAACATGGGCTGCACGCACCTGATCGTCGGTCGCGACCACGCCGGCGTGGGCGACTACTACGGCGCCTTCGAGGCCCAGGAGATCTTCCACACCGACATGGTCAAGGGCCAGCTGAAGATCGAGATCTTCGAGGCCGACCACACCGCCTGGTCCAACGTGGTGGGCGAGGTGATCATGATGCGCGAGGCCCCCGAGGGCCACAAGAAGGAGGACTTCGTCTTCCTGAGCGGCACCAAGGTCCGCGAGATGCTCGCCGCCGGCACGCCCCTGCCGCCCGAGTTCGCGCGTCCGGAGGTGGCCAAGATCCTGATGGGCTACTACCAGAGCGAGGCGGCCAAGTAG
- the qmoC gene encoding quinone-interacting membrane-bound oxidoreductase complex subunit QmoC produces MAPQTAILPSSEFRAGLRKRGGDTAARCFQCATCTSVCELTTNNALFPRQQMLRSQWGLGDDLAMDPGVWLCHQCNDCNARCPRDAKPGDVMQSIRALAVERLATPGFMGKLVGNAARTWPLLLGLPILFWIALIGVTNGLEVPEPTNEKIIHASANVSFVDEAYAAESGSHGNVVTGGETRLVYEEFVPHKLIYGTYFTTAALVLIAIIASGVRFWKLLGRNRKRSGSMLAHLIPVLGEIASHKRFGSCGATSSRRWAHFGVLWGFVGAALTSALLIVAMYVTGTPLPLEQAHPYKILGNISAVLLVVGGIWMVVNRLGNADRAGISKAFDTFFLSVVVLVIATGTLTEIGAFAFPPALAVGLYVVHLGAVLCLFLTFPYSKFSHMVYRSLAMVHERMVTPVAAASGEGTPLSD; encoded by the coding sequence ATGGCACCGCAAACCGCAATACTGCCTTCGTCCGAATTCCGTGCCGGTCTCCGGAAGCGGGGCGGCGACACCGCGGCCCGCTGCTTCCAGTGCGCCACCTGCACGAGCGTCTGCGAGTTGACCACCAACAACGCGTTGTTTCCCCGGCAGCAGATGTTGCGATCCCAGTGGGGCCTCGGCGACGACCTGGCGATGGATCCGGGCGTCTGGCTCTGCCATCAGTGCAACGACTGCAACGCGCGCTGCCCGCGGGACGCGAAACCCGGCGACGTGATGCAATCGATCCGGGCGCTGGCCGTCGAAAGGCTGGCGACGCCCGGTTTCATGGGCAAGCTGGTGGGCAACGCCGCCAGGACCTGGCCGTTGCTGCTGGGGCTGCCAATACTCTTCTGGATCGCGCTCATCGGCGTGACCAACGGGTTGGAGGTGCCGGAGCCGACCAACGAGAAGATCATCCACGCCTCGGCGAACGTATCGTTCGTGGACGAGGCGTACGCGGCCGAGAGCGGGTCGCACGGGAACGTCGTGACCGGCGGGGAGACGCGCCTGGTCTACGAGGAGTTCGTGCCCCACAAGCTGATCTACGGCACCTACTTCACGACCGCGGCGCTGGTGCTCATCGCGATCATCGCGAGCGGCGTGCGTTTCTGGAAGCTGCTCGGACGGAACAGGAAGCGATCGGGCTCCATGCTTGCGCACCTGATACCCGTGCTCGGCGAGATCGCGTCGCACAAGCGCTTCGGCAGCTGCGGTGCGACGTCATCCAGGCGCTGGGCGCATTTCGGCGTGCTCTGGGGCTTCGTGGGCGCCGCGCTCACCTCGGCCCTGCTGATCGTCGCGATGTACGTGACGGGCACGCCGTTGCCCCTGGAACAGGCGCATCCGTACAAGATCCTGGGCAACATCTCCGCCGTCCTGCTGGTGGTCGGCGGGATCTGGATGGTCGTCAACAGGCTGGGCAACGCCGACCGGGCCGGCATCTCGAAGGCGTTCGACACCTTCTTCCTCTCGGTCGTCGTGCTGGTCATCGCCACCGGCACGCTGACCGAGATCGGCGCCTTCGCCTTCCCGCCGGCGCTGGCGGTCGGTCTCTACGTCGTGCATCTGGGCGCGGTCCTGTGCCTGTTCCTGACGTTCCCCTACTCCAAGTTCTCCCACATGGTCTATCGCTCCCTGGCGATGGTGCACGAACGCATGGTGACGCCGGTCGCCGCGGCGAGCGGGGAAGGGACCCCGCTGTCGGATTGA
- a CDS encoding FAD-dependent oxidoreductase has translation MGLLNKDKKKKPLKIHGGAGGEQSPYRPQAVEKFPPCIKACPSGNDIRSWLITIAQREKLGLSIDEACEKAWLIEMETNPMPSIMGRVCPHPCEVGCNRYEKDGAVAINSVERFFGDFGIEHGLKAPTLDVGGPFDEKIAVVGSGPSGLSCAYQLARRGYRVTMFESLPKVGGMLRYGIPEYRLPREIIDAEYQRVADLGVEIKCGVTVGKDISFEDLKKDYDAVFVGIGAHQGRKLGCPGEEGEGVYTGTEFLRMANAGESPAVGENVIVIGGGDTAIDAARVTLRLGHDAAGVSRRMGSNVTILYRRTRDEMPAIEREIEEALEEDIKIEYLAAPAKMIRDGDGKVVKMVVQHMELGEPDDSGRRRPVPIEGKLTEIPCDTVITAVSQSPDTSSLGAFEETGWMEADVWGRTGIDKVWTGGDNVTLGLATISIGQGRLAATSMHAALRGEQPRADVHGPDIGPDKLILDYYEAKPRAERTVLSPAERLADPRVEIDKGLTDAQAIEETTRCFSCGSCFGCERCWMYCTPGCFKKISNMRPGDFFTINLDTCNGCKKCAEECPCGFLDMV, from the coding sequence ATGGGTCTCCTCAACAAAGACAAGAAGAAGAAACCGCTGAAGATTCACGGCGGCGCCGGCGGCGAGCAGTCTCCCTACCGCCCGCAAGCGGTCGAGAAGTTTCCTCCGTGCATCAAGGCCTGCCCGAGCGGCAACGATATCCGGAGCTGGCTGATCACCATCGCCCAGCGCGAGAAGCTCGGTCTCAGCATCGACGAGGCCTGTGAGAAGGCCTGGCTGATCGAGATGGAGACCAACCCGATGCCCTCGATCATGGGGCGCGTCTGTCCCCATCCCTGCGAGGTCGGGTGCAACCGCTACGAGAAGGACGGCGCCGTCGCCATCAATTCCGTGGAGCGCTTCTTCGGCGACTTCGGCATCGAGCACGGCCTGAAGGCCCCGACCCTGGACGTCGGCGGCCCCTTCGACGAGAAGATCGCCGTGGTCGGCTCCGGCCCCTCCGGCCTGTCCTGCGCCTACCAGCTGGCCCGCCGCGGCTATCGGGTGACCATGTTCGAGAGCCTGCCCAAGGTCGGCGGCATGCTGCGCTACGGCATTCCCGAGTACCGCCTGCCCCGCGAGATCATCGACGCCGAGTACCAGCGCGTAGCCGATCTGGGCGTGGAGATCAAGTGCGGCGTGACCGTCGGCAAGGACATCTCCTTCGAGGACCTCAAGAAGGACTACGACGCCGTATTCGTCGGCATCGGCGCCCACCAGGGGCGCAAGCTGGGCTGTCCCGGCGAGGAGGGCGAGGGCGTCTACACGGGCACCGAGTTCCTCCGCATGGCCAACGCCGGCGAGAGTCCCGCGGTGGGGGAGAACGTGATCGTGATCGGCGGCGGCGACACCGCCATCGACGCGGCGCGCGTGACCCTGCGCCTGGGGCACGACGCGGCCGGGGTCTCCCGACGCATGGGCTCCAACGTGACGATCCTCTACCGCCGCACGCGCGACGAGATGCCGGCCATCGAACGCGAGATCGAGGAGGCCCTCGAGGAGGACATCAAGATCGAGTACCTGGCCGCTCCGGCCAAGATGATCCGGGACGGGGACGGCAAGGTCGTCAAGATGGTGGTCCAGCACATGGAGCTGGGCGAACCCGACGACTCCGGTCGCCGCCGCCCCGTGCCCATCGAGGGCAAGCTGACCGAGATCCCCTGCGATACCGTCATCACCGCTGTCAGCCAGTCGCCCGATACGTCCAGTCTGGGCGCCTTCGAGGAGACGGGCTGGATGGAAGCCGACGTGTGGGGCCGCACCGGGATCGACAAGGTCTGGACCGGGGGCGACAACGTCACGCTGGGACTGGCGACCATCTCGATCGGCCAGGGCCGCCTGGCCGCCACGAGCATGCACGCCGCCCTGCGCGGCGAGCAGCCCAGGGCCGACGTCCACGGTCCCGATATCGGCCCGGACAAGCTGATCCTGGATTACTACGAGGCGAAACCGCGGGCGGAGCGAACGGTCCTTTCGCCCGCGGAGCGTCTCGCCGATCCCCGCGTGGAGATCGACAAGGGTCTTACCGACGCGCAGGCGATCGAGGAGACCACCCGCTGCTTCTCCTGCGGCTCCTGCTTCGGCTGCGAGCGGTGCTGGATGTACTGCACGCCGGGGTGCTTCAAGAAGATCTCCAACATGCGGCCCGGAGACTTCTTCACCATCAACCTGGATACCTGCAACGGCTGCAAGAAATGCGCGGAGGAGTGTCCGTGCGGGTTCCTGGACATGGTGTAG
- a CDS encoding hydrogenase iron-sulfur subunit, with product MKQVGVFVCTGCDIGAAVNVAGFEDVTDEAGASSFATHPCLCSPEGVAAIQSAIDDGSVDGVVIGACSHRAKIEEFDFDRTKVFTERVSLREQVAWCQPHGEEDTQLLAEDLLRMGVARAARVSTPQPLDETIDRRVMVVGGGLAGLEAAKAAAGMGHPVVLVEATGSLGGHVARMKDVVPERPPYDTVHPNEIGRLVEAVEAHPDIRVLKSHRTQKIVGQPGQFEVELAGPAGAETLQVGAIVQATGARPYDANKLSHLGYGASPDVVTAHELEAMLVEPRLARPSDGKPPERVVFVQCAGSRDPEHLPYCSSECCSTTLKQVAAIHRDFPGVETAVIYRDLRAPGQLERFYLGVQELPGSLFARGEVDGVEAGGDGRLSVRLRDSLLGDAAILEADMVVLATGLVPNSADGESIRLLRDARAVIDKNESETQVAAARKTVDSHARFDGTEILNLKYRQGPDLPALRYDFNDSHYICFPYETRSTGIYAAGSVRAPMDPAQAAEDGLGAAMKAVQCLEMAARGEAVHPRAGDISVPEFSLQRCTQCKRCTEECPFGTINEDEKGTPEYNQLRCRRCGICLGSCPERIINFPDYSVGSVADMIKAMEVPDEEEEKPRVLAFLCENDALPALDEAARRGLRWNPWVRVIPVRCLGAVNVVWIADSLSSGIDGIILIGCKKGDDYQCHYIRGSELADRRMTNVQETLDRLTLESDRVRIVELARNEYARIPEIFDEFLETIEEVGPNPYKGF from the coding sequence ATGAAGCAGGTGGGCGTTTTCGTCTGTACCGGCTGCGACATCGGCGCGGCGGTGAACGTGGCAGGTTTCGAGGATGTGACCGACGAGGCGGGGGCCTCCAGTTTCGCGACACATCCCTGCCTGTGCTCGCCCGAGGGCGTGGCGGCGATCCAGAGCGCCATCGACGACGGCAGCGTGGACGGCGTCGTCATCGGGGCCTGCTCGCATCGAGCCAAGATCGAGGAGTTCGACTTCGACCGGACGAAGGTTTTCACCGAGCGCGTCTCCCTGCGCGAGCAGGTGGCGTGGTGCCAGCCTCACGGCGAGGAAGATACGCAGCTGCTGGCGGAGGACCTGTTGCGCATGGGCGTGGCGCGGGCGGCGAGGGTGTCCACGCCCCAACCGCTCGACGAGACGATCGACCGGCGGGTGATGGTCGTGGGCGGCGGTCTCGCCGGCCTGGAGGCCGCGAAGGCGGCCGCGGGCATGGGCCATCCGGTCGTGCTGGTCGAGGCGACGGGCTCCCTGGGCGGACACGTCGCCAGGATGAAGGACGTGGTCCCGGAGCGTCCTCCCTACGACACCGTCCACCCCAACGAGATCGGCCGGCTCGTCGAGGCGGTCGAAGCCCATCCCGACATCAGGGTTCTCAAGTCCCACAGGACGCAGAAGATCGTCGGTCAACCCGGTCAGTTCGAGGTGGAACTGGCGGGTCCCGCCGGCGCCGAGACGCTGCAGGTCGGCGCGATCGTGCAGGCCACGGGCGCGCGTCCCTACGATGCGAACAAGCTGTCCCACCTCGGCTACGGCGCGTCCCCCGACGTGGTGACCGCGCACGAACTCGAGGCCATGCTCGTCGAGCCGCGGCTGGCGCGCCCCTCCGACGGCAAGCCGCCGGAGCGGGTGGTGTTCGTGCAGTGCGCCGGGTCCCGCGACCCCGAGCACCTGCCGTACTGCTCGAGCGAGTGCTGCAGCACCACGCTCAAGCAGGTGGCGGCGATCCATCGCGACTTCCCCGGGGTGGAGACCGCGGTGATCTACCGCGACCTTCGCGCGCCGGGTCAACTGGAGCGTTTCTACCTCGGCGTCCAGGAACTGCCCGGCAGCCTGTTCGCCCGCGGCGAGGTCGACGGCGTCGAGGCCGGCGGCGACGGCCGGCTCTCGGTCCGGCTGCGCGACAGCCTGCTCGGCGACGCGGCGATCCTCGAGGCCGACATGGTCGTGCTGGCCACGGGCCTCGTGCCCAACTCGGCCGACGGCGAATCCATCCGCCTGCTACGGGACGCCCGGGCGGTCATCGACAAGAACGAATCGGAAACGCAGGTCGCGGCGGCCCGGAAGACCGTCGACAGTCACGCACGCTTCGACGGCACCGAGATCCTGAACCTCAAATACCGCCAGGGACCGGACCTGCCGGCGCTGCGCTACGATTTCAACGACTCGCACTACATCTGCTTCCCCTACGAGACGCGTAGCACCGGCATCTACGCAGCCGGCTCCGTGCGCGCCCCGATGGATCCCGCCCAGGCCGCAGAAGACGGCCTCGGCGCCGCCATGAAGGCCGTGCAGTGCCTCGAGATGGCGGCCAGGGGCGAGGCCGTGCACCCGCGGGCCGGCGACATTTCGGTGCCCGAGTTCTCGCTCCAGCGCTGCACCCAGTGCAAGCGCTGCACCGAGGAATGCCCCTTCGGCACGATCAACGAGGACGAGAAGGGAACGCCGGAATACAACCAGCTCCGCTGCCGGCGTTGCGGCATCTGCCTCGGCTCGTGCCCGGAGCGCATCATCAACTTCCCCGACTACTCGGTGGGCTCCGTGGCCGACATGATCAAGGCCATGGAGGTGCCCGACGAGGAAGAGGAGAAACCACGCGTGCTCGCCTTCCTCTGCGAGAACGACGCGCTGCCCGCCCTCGACGAGGCGGCCAGGCGCGGGCTCCGGTGGAATCCCTGGGTCCGCGTCATCCCGGTACGCTGTCTCGGCGCGGTAAACGTCGTCTGGATAGCCGACTCCCTCTCCAGCGGCATCGACGGCATCATCCTGATCGGCTGCAAGAAGGGCGACGACTACCAGTGCCACTACATCCGCGGCTCCGAGCTCGCCGATCGCAGGATGACGAACGTCCAGGAGACCCTCGACCGGCTCACGCTGGAATCCGATCGGGTGAGGATCGTCGAGCTCGCCCGCAACGAATACGCCAGGATCCCCGAGATCTTCGACGAGTTCCTGGAGACCATCGAGGAAGTGGGCCCCAATCCCTACAAGGGCTTCTAG